The Corallococcus soli DNA window GGAAGAGGCGGCGCTCGGCCAGCGGGAGGATGCCTTCACGGGCAACTGGAGCTACTCGTGGGGCGACACCCAGCTCAGCACCCTGGACATCGGGACCTCGGTCAACCGGACCTGCTTCCTGACGGGCATCGGCGGGCACCTGCGGCCCGTGGGCGCCTTCCTCTACTCCGACGCCACGTACCCGGCCATGGCCGGCGTGCGCAAGAACGCCAGCGGCAACTACGAGCTCTACGTCCAGCCCGCGGCCGGAAAGCACCTCATCGCCCACGCTCGCTGCGTGAACAGCGCGGCCAACCGCGTCGAGGTCAGCTGGACCACGGGACAGCAGACCTCCCTGGGGGACAAGGTCATTGGCCCCGCCAACGGCACCCGCCAGTGCTTCCTGCAGGATGTGAAGAACTTCCCCGTCACGCTCAAGGACAGCAACGGCGACATCTACGGGTACGGGTGGGCCTTCGATGACAAGCCGAACCCGGACGAGGTCCGCGTCTTCAACGACGGCACCTACTGGAAGCTCACGGCCAAGGCCGGCGTCCACTCCTACCCGGTGAACTTCCACGTCTCGGCCGTGTGCGTCGACGCGACCCAGGACCTGGGCAACTGGAACTGGAAGGCGGGCGACCCGGGCACGGCGCAGATCAACCTCACCAACGAGGCTGGTGCGACCTGCGGCCTCACGGGCGTCCGGGGGGCCTTCGCGGCGGCCTTCGGAGACTGGGATGACGCGGTCTCCATCAGCAACACCGGCAGCCAGTTCACGCTGCACCTGGCGAATGGCAAGCGCGGCTGGGGCGGCTGCATGAAGTAGTCCCCGGCTGGGACGGCACTGTCAGTCCGCTTCAGTGCCGTCCCGACCGCAGCAGGGACTCCAGGATGTCCGCGGCGTGGGTCCACAGCAGCGACCCGCCGGCCTCAGGGAGCAGGTGCCGGCTCGCCGTGGGGATGCGGCGCGCCAGCACGGCCCCATGGTCCGGTGAGTGGACGATGCTGGTGTCGTGCCCGCCATACCAGAGCGCGACAGGGACCTGGATGCGGCCCAGGTCGAAGGGCCAGCGGCCCATGGCCAGCGTGAGGTCCCGTGCGTACCCCCTGGCCCCCTGTGAGACGCCCTCCTCCAGCGCGCGCCGGTAGGCCGGCTCGAAGCCCGGGGAGGTGTACACGGCGAGGTCCACGGCGGAGCTCGTCCCGGTGATGAGCTTCCACAGCACCTCCGCGTTCCCCATGCCGGCGAACGTGGCCTCGAAGGTCGCGGGCTCCTCCACCGCCCGCCGCACCATTCCCGCGACATCCGGGTGCAACATGCCGGCGAGCTCCGAGGCGTTGAGGTCGTCCTGCCCCGACACCACCGCCACCGCGCTCGGGAGTCCCGCCGCCGCGCAGGCCAGCGCGAAGGGCGCGCCCTGGGAGAACCCCACGATGCCGAAGCGGGGCAAGGCCAGGGCGGAGGCCAGGTGCCGGATGTCCATCACCCAGTCGTTCAGCGTCCGCTCCGGACTGGGGCTGGAGGCCCCGAGCCCCGGACGGTCCACCGAGATGAGACGCACGCCCAGGCGCGCGAGCACGTCCGCACCGAAGCCGAGGCTGCGCCCCATCGCGGCGCCAGAGAAGAACAGG harbors:
- a CDS encoding alpha/beta fold hydrolase gives rise to the protein MHGVGEPERLGEVRLPDGRNLGWAQWGPADGVPVLFFSGAAMGRSLGFGADVLARLGVRLISVDRPGLGASSPSPERTLNDWVMDIRHLASALALPRFGIVGFSQGAPFALACAAAGLPSAVAVVSGQDDLNASELAGMLHPDVAGMVRRAVEEPATFEATFAGMGNAEVLWKLITGTSSAVDLAVYTSPGFEPAYRRALEEGVSQGARGYARDLTLAMGRWPFDLGRIQVPVALWYGGHDTSIVHSPDHGAVLARRIPTASRHLLPEAGGSLLWTHAADILESLLRSGRH